A genomic region of Tigriopus californicus strain San Diego chromosome 1, Tcal_SD_v2.1, whole genome shotgun sequence contains the following coding sequences:
- the LOC131885268 gene encoding spartin-like — protein MSVIPSPYGALSSEVASAMHDLNRVDEEVLLGGDARLLEPSREAEELFQLPDGVQIFFIKPDGTVSTFSAPSTLRIFKFRQQLGVESETPTFIQVGGWTHPLIPGASPVLEAANGAFMFPDVYSSESGSSVGIVLAPEVPSNIRDQLRELLDTYTALKSQTLLPEDQRLGTIGKTLVKGAEYVNKGLDYGSKRACELIEYVGEQQRTKLIPAETDTKVGATFKYSAKGALYATHATVKVSGFVANRVGKLTKGVSNYLASKIEKPMTGAVVSQSGGPPKSSSMRSLFDAARGGLIAYGTVYAGLEDSAKSLGTCVKSQSVRVVEHKYGQEAGVVYGDAMTAAGNAAMTYMNVTSLGVKGLVKRTAKDTGKAVGKAVINAHVEKKVKVDDGSAVASQ, from the exons ATGTCGGTGATCCCATCGCCTTACGG GGCCCTTTCGTCGGAAGTGGCCTCGGCCATGCACGATTTGAATCGCGTGGACGAGGAAGTCCTCTTGGGAGGCGATGCGCGCCTATTGGAACCCAGTCGCGAGGCTGAAGAACTATTCCAATTGCCTGACGGTGTGCAGATCTTTTTTATTAAGCCCGATGGAACCGTGTCCACGTTTTCAGCTCCTTCCACTCTACGGATATTCAAGTTTAGGCAGCAACTCGGTGTCGAATCCGAGACTCCCACTTTTATTCAG GTTGGAGGGTGGACTCATCCCTTGATACCGGGGGCTTCCCCGGTTTTGGAGGCGGCCAATGGAGCTTTTATGTTTCCAGACGTGTACTCCAGCGAGTCAGGCTCGTCCGTCGGCATAGTTCTGGCACCAGAAGTCCCTTCTAATATTAGAGATCAACTCAGAGAACTCTTGGACACTTACACAGCTCTAAAATCTCAAACTCTACTTCCTGAGGACCAGCGATTGGGCACTATCGGAAAAACCTTGGTCAAGGGTGCGGAATATGTCAATAAAGGATTAGATTACGGATCAAAACGTGCCTGTGAGCTGATTGAATACGTGGGTGAACAGCAGCGCACTAAGTTGATTCCAGCCGAGACCGACACCAAAGTTGGTGCCACCTTTAAATATTCAGCGAAAGGCGCCCTCTATGCCACTCATGCTACGGTGAAGGTGAGTGGGTTTGTAGCCAACCGAGTGGGCAAGCTTACCAAAGGAGTCTCCAACTATCTCGCATCCAAAATTGAGAAGCCGATGACCGGAGCAGTGGTTAGCCAATCCGGTGGCCCACCGAAGTCCAGTTCAATGAGAAGCCTCTTTGATGCGGCTCGAGGTGGTCTTATTGCTTACGGAACTGTCTATGCTGGATTGGAAGATTCCGCCAAAAGCCTAGGCACATGTGTCAAAAGCCAATCCGTTAGAGTGGTGGAGCACAAATACGGACAAGAAGCTGGTGTAGTTTATGGCGATGCAATGACGGCGGCCGGAAATGCAGCCATGACTTATATGAATGTCACATCCTTGGGGGTGAAGGGTTTGGTGAAAAGGACAGCCAAAGACACTGGGAAGGCCGTTGGCAAGGCAGTTATCAACGCTCACGTGGAAAAGAAGGTCAAGGTGGATGATGGGAGTGCAGTTGCCTCGCAATAA
- the LOC131885207 gene encoding protein artichoke-like, protein MTWMKYMCLVVLVGLGKQVRCQKWVDPPPKYQCPEDWEIYPCKCISDGDEGLHVECSNTNLAAVGYAIKLVKPLIHTLVISNCNIEKLYGNIFNPLTLKVLWVVDTPIRDVSDGTFDGIGASLRELYIHNTWLSRVPPAVKNLTNLVKLEIDGSRIKYLPPKVFDGMSALLDLKVSESEVENIHAGVFSGLRRLKRLSLYNNKIVTFPKDTFKAQINLEYLDLSHNQFPKLEPHYFLPLSKLLWCNVSHNEIPTLNSRVFSRNSVLRVLHLNHNQLTSLDANSFRGMRFMRRLYMSDNQIKRVGRGAFRGVSRIGTIDLARNNLTTVDFQMFSDLRFIDTIDLAENNIKEVHRESFKNIYLTKINISHNVLDTLPEGAFRGCENMTFLDLSHNRLTTIDPEAFDDSTYAGEMFLQYNQLTSLADVPMKNQRGIRLLNVSHNDLMDIPKNSFPKLFELHTIDFSYNNISDIGRSVFTPLFSLRFLYFQHNSLTTLESSTFGKLPSLLEMDLSYNQLQNVRRSVFSGLNSIRTIHIDHNRLGEIPSPPISLNHLHVAHNEVTRIKGRQAWPTMNSLIVLDLDYNRLGDSIEGGRFDNLNTVGTLKLRGNNITRPPWEALGALQSLRTLHLDDNLMTNLTQRAFGRLPATAEITLSGNQLNNISMNAFEGLLQIQHLDLSRNNLSYIPPGAFQSLTAVRTLNLSHNHLDRLQNKTHGVFEDLQSLRWLDLSYNRIPFVTKKMFPENKWIPYRLEWLDLSHNSMPVLTKEILTGTKHLLHLNVSHNMLNDIRRGILTNFTTLETLDISGNQLDDKVFMDGRFGIMPNLTVFRMANNSFFSLPVEQLVEHKELRLLDVSFNKLTAFHPGLAHNIKKGLDIHYEGNQLKCDCLLRPVAYWLISVGRLRGRAGPWDKTICQSPKYLQGRSVGSLLEEQLICDDNDLANQFKLNPDVVFQKIIPEDDLLKFRWSVNTNEDVADFRLELKTKSFPPQTIFEKDVTYSERYGEVPTSNQEASLCIFGKTSTGRVRSWRQQQCQNIGDVLASSSSIHYFPLSSSWAKLILSALLSRLSLLTLA, encoded by the exons ATGACGTGGATGAAATACATGTGCCTTGTGGTTCTGGTGGGATTGGGAAAACAAGTGCGATGTCAAAAATGGGTCGATCCACCGCCAAAGTATCAGTGTCCTGAGGATTGGGAGATCTATCCGTGCAAATGTATTAGTGATGGGGATGAAGGGCTTCACGTGGAGTGTTCCAACACCAACTTGGCCGCCGTGGGATATGCCATCAAACTCGTGAAGCCTCTCATACACACTCTGGTGATCTCGAATTGTAACATAGAGAAATTGTATGGCAACATTTTTAATCCTCTGACATTAAAAGTGCTGTGGGTGGTGGACACGCCTATAAGAGATGTTAGCGATGGCACTTTCGACGGGATTGGCGCGTCTCTGCGTGAGCTGTACATCCATAACACATGGCTTTCGAGGGTGCCACCAGCGGTGAAGAACTTAACCAATTTGGTCAAACTCGAGATCGATGGGAGTCGTATCAAGTATCTTCCACCCAAGGTTTTCGATGGCATGTCAGCACTCCTGGACCTAAAAGTGAGCGAGTCCGAGGTGGAGAACATTCACGCAGGCGTTTTCAGCGGCCTTAGACGCCTCAAACGCTTGAGCTTGTACAATAACAAAATCGTGACCTTCCCAAAAGACACATTCAAGGCGCAAATCAATTTGGAGTACTTGGATCTATCGCACAATCAATTTCCCAAACTTGAGCCTCACTACTTCCTTCCTCTGAGCAAACTGTTGTGGTGCAATGTGTCTCACAATGAGATTCCCACTTTGAACAGCCGCGTGTTCTCGCGCAATTCCGTCCTTCGGGTCCTTCAtttgaaccacaatcaattgACGAGTTTGGACGCGAATTCCTTCCGAGGCATGCGATTTATGAGGCGATTGTACATGTCCgacaatcaaatcaagagagTAGGCCGAGGTGCTTTTCGAGGGGTCTCGAGAATTGGAACCATCGACTTGGCCAGAAATAATCTCACAACAGTGGACTTCCAAATGTTCTCTGACCTTCGTTTCATCGACACCATTGATCTGGCGGAAAACAACATCAAAGAAGTTCACAGGGAGTCATTTAAGAACATCTATCTGACCAAGATCAACATCAGTCACAACGTTTTGGACACGCTGCCTGAGGGGGCGTTCCGCGGGTGCGAAAACAtgacatttctcgatttgtcCCACAATCGACTGACAACTATCGATCCCGAAGCTTTCGATGATAGCACCTACGCCGGCGAGATGTTCCTTCAATATAATCAACTGACTTCGTTGGCTGATGTGCCCATGAAGAACCAACGAGGCATTCGTTTGCTCAACGTCAGTCATAATGACTTAATGGATATTCCGAAAAATTCCTTTCCCAAACTTTTCGAGCTGCATACTATCGATTTCTCCTACAATAACATCTCTGACATCGGGCGAAGTGTGTTTACACCTCTTTTCAGCTTACGATTCCTCTATTTCCAACATAACAGTCTCACCACATTAGAGTCTTCGACCTTTGGCAAGCTGCCGAGCTTGCTCGAGATGGATCTGAGTTACAACCAACTGCAAAATGTCCGTCGAAGCGTGTTCAGCGGCCTGAATTCCATTCGGACTATTCACATTGACCACAATCGTCTGGGTGAAATTCCGTCTCCACCCATCTCTTTAAATCATCTCCATGTCGCTCACAACGAGGTCACCCGAATCAAGGGTCGCCAAGCTTGGCCCACCATGAACTCGTTGATCGTTTTGGATCTCGATTATAACAGATTAGGAGATTCTATCGAAGGAGGTCGGTTCGACAACTTGAACACTGTGGGTACGCTCAAGTTGCGTGGTAACAACATCACTCGACCCCCTTGGGAGGCCTTAGGAGCCTTGCAGTCGCTTCGCACTCTCCATTTGGATGATAATCTTATGACTAATCTTACCCAAAGAGCGTTCGGAAGACTCCCAGCCACGGCTGAAATCACTCTCAGTGGTAACCAGCTCAATAACATTTCGATGAATGCATTCGAGGGTCTCTTGCAAATACAACATCTGGACCTGAGTCGGAACAATCTGTCATATATTCCTCCAGGAGCATTCCAAA GTTTGACAGCCGTGAGGACCCTCAATCTATCTCATAACCATTTGGATCGacttcaaaataaaactcATGGAGTTTTTGAAGATCTCCAGTCTTTGAGATGG TTGGATTTGAGTTATAATCGGATTCCCTTTGTGACAAAGAAGATGTTCCCTGAGAACAAGTGGATCCCCTATCGTTTGGAGTGGTTGGATCTCTCCCACAATAGTATGCCAGTGCTGACGAAAGAAATTCTCACTGGCACCAAGCATCTTCTCCACTTGAATGTGAGCCACAACATGCTCAACGATATCCGACGAG GAATCTTAACTAATTTCACGACATTGGAGACTTTGGACATCTCGGGCAATCAGTTGGATGACAAAGTGTTTATGGACGGACGCTTCGGAATCATGCCCAACTTAACAGTCTTCCGGATGGCAAACAATTCGTTCTTTTCGCTCCCGGTCGAGCAACTTGTGGAGCACAAAGAACTACGTCTTTTGGACGTGAGTTTTAACAAGCTAACTGCTTTTCACCCTGGCTTGGCACATAACATCAAGAAAGGCCTGGATATCCACTACGAAG GAAATCAGTTGAAATGTGATTGCTTGCTTCGTCCAGTGGCGTATTGGCTGATTTCCGTAGGAAGACTCCGCGGTCGAGCTGGTCCATGGGATAAAACCATTTGTCAATCCCCCAAGTATCTCCAGGGTCGATCGGTGGGATCTTTATTGGAGGAGCAACTCATTTGCGATGACAACGATCTAGCCAACCAGTTTAAACTTAATCCGGATGTGGTCTTCCAGAAAATCATACC GGAggatgatcttctcaaattccgttggagCGTCAATACGAATGAGGATGTGGCGGATTTCCGGTTGGAActcaaaaccaaatcatttcCACCTCAAACAATCTTTGAGAAGGATGTGACTTATTCTGAGCGTTATGGTGAAGTGCCCACTTCGAACCAAGAAGCATCTTTATGCATATTCGGCAAGACTTCTACTGGCCGAGTCCGATCCTGGCGGCAGCAACAATGCCAGAATATTGGAGACGTATTGGCCTCAAGTTCATCGATTCACTACTTCCCCTTGTCATCGTCTTGGGCCAAACTTATTTTGTCCGCTCTTTTAAGCAGGCTTTCGCTCCTGACTCTTGCGTAA
- the LOC131885266 gene encoding protein c-Fos-like: protein MKPNLCLMPSMSSALVHPQGVATTPTNTLTPTTLRNITQILESEECLKNIHEFETTGGFQPPVVSEFDIPSTIPDLHEIRKDSSEAHIDPSIPSSTGPISTITYVNLDSKSWHGGTTTIVTPSQVIPHIVGGLKHEEDDDRSSLTPSDSDDEWRPESISRDMKPTTRRSSRSMASTAMSANANLKRKANRNGGRKPAKRAKSQDNMNPEESERVRVRRLRNKEAAARCRKRRMDLIDQLSEEVEGLQSKRRALEKEIQQLKGDKDELKYILETHQQTCSLHIPSSTSTNILSISGAPSQPRTSSNVVVAVKSEPCVTESAQDLPDLFTTINNAPLHEGATETHAVPFKPKRPATLSLDVSKNKEVHGVMIETPSSIITTLGFENVTTGFTPNCPMVSSITTSLFTPTLNTPTNCSSQQRSSSGMEMANNGEFLLL from the coding sequence ATGAAACCTAACTTGTGCCTCATGCCTTCCATGAGTAGTGCACTCGTTCATCCACAAGGAGTGGCTACCACTCCCACCAACACTTTGACACCGACCACATTGCGCAACATTACGCAGATCTTGGAAAGTGAAGAATGCCTCAAAAACATTCACGAGTTTGAAACCACCGGAGGATTTCAACCCCCAGTTGTCTCTGAATTCGACATCCCGTCCACCATCCCCGATCTCCATGAGATCCGCAAGGACTCCTCCGAGGCCCACATTGATCCATCGATTCCATCTTCAACCGGACCCATCAGCACCATCACGTATGTGAATTTAGATAGCAAGTCCTGGCACGGAGGCACCACCACCATTGTGACACCCAGCCAAGTGATCCCTCATATTGTGGGCGGACTCAAGcacgaggaggacgacgatCGATCCTCTTTGACGCCATCCGATTCAGACGACGAGTGGCGACCCGAATCCATTTCCAGGGACATGAAGCCCACTACCCGCCGATCCTCACGCTCCATGGCGTCCACCGCCATGAGCGCCAATGCTAATCTAAAAAGAAAAGCGAATCGCAATGGGGGTCGTAAACCTGCCAAACGAGCCAAATCCCAGGACAATATGAACCCGGAGGAGTCCGAGCGAGTTCGTGTCCGCCGATTGCGGAACAAGGAAGCCGCAGCACGTTGCCGCAAACGCCGCATGGATCTGATTGATCAATTATCCGAGGAAGTTGAAGGGTTGCAAAGCAAGAGACGAGCTCTCGAAAAGGAAATCCAGCAACTCAAGGGAGACAAAGATGAACTAAAGTACATTTTGGAGACTCACCAACAGACCTGTTCCTTGCACATTCCATCCAGTACCTCAACCAACATTTTGTCCATCTCAGGCGCACCATCGCAACCACGGACTTCATCCAATGTAGTAGTGGCCGTTAAGAGCGAGCCTTGTGTCACTGAGTCTGCCCAGGACTTGCCCGACCTCTTCACCACCATAAATAACGCCCCTCTCCATGAAGGCGCCACTGAGACCCATGCTGTCCCATTCAAACCCAAGAGACCTGCTACCCTCTCTTTGGATGTCTCCAAAAACAAAGAGGTCCACGGGGTGATGATCGAAACTCCGTCGAGCATTATCACTACATTGGGTTTTGAGAATGTTACCACTGGTTTCACACCCAACTGCCCGATGGTGTCGAGCATTACCACGTCCTTGTTCACACCTACACTCAATACGCCCACCAATTGCTCATCACAGCAACGATCTTCATCCGGCATGGAAATGGCCAATAACGGAGAATTCTTATTATTGTAA